A single genomic interval of Arachis duranensis cultivar V14167 chromosome 7, aradu.V14167.gnm2.J7QH, whole genome shotgun sequence harbors:
- the LOC107459350 gene encoding glutamyl-tRNA reductase 1, chloroplastic, whose product MAVSTSFSGAKLEALFLKCCSLSSANAAYSLCVPSKTAAKATRTTPFRRGLVRCDASASPDVILDNAAALSALQQLKTSAADRYTKEKSSIVVIGLSVHTTPVEMREKLAIPEAEWPRAIGELCGLNHIEEAAVLSTCNRMEIYVVALSQHRGVKEVTEWMSRTSGIPVSELCQHRFLLYNKDATQHLFEVSAGLDSLVLGEGQILAQVKQVVKVGQGVNGFGRNISGLFKHAITVGKRVRAETNIAAGAVSVSSAAVELALMKLPETSHGNAKMLVIGAGKMGKLVIKHLVAKGCTKMVVVNRSEERVAEIREEIKDVEIIYKPLSEMLACVGEADVVFTGTASENPLFLKDDVKDLPSVSQDIGGHRLFIDISVPRNVGSCVSDIECVRVYNVDDLKEVVAANKEDRLRKAMEAQAIIGEESQQFEAWRDSLETVPTIKKLRAYAERIRAAELEKCLGKMGDDISKKTRRAVDDLSRGIVNKLLHGPMQHLRCDGSDSRTLTETLENMHALNRMFSLETEISVLEQKIRAKVEQNHSEN is encoded by the exons ATGGCTGTGTCGACGAGCTTTTCGGGGGCTAAGTTGGAGGCTTTGTTCCTCAAATGTTGTTCCTTGTCCTCTGCCAATGCTGCTTATTCTTTGTGTGTGCCTTCCAAAACCGCCGCCAAGGCCACCAGAACGACGCCGTTTCGGAGAGGCCTCGTTCGTTGTGACGCTTCGGCTTCTCCTGATGTTATTCTTGACAATGCTGCCGCCCTCTCTGCTCTTCAGCAGCTTAAGACTTCTGCCGCCGATA GGTATACGAAGGAAAAGAGCAGCATCGTGGTGATTGGACTCAGCGTGCATACTACACCTGTGGAAATGCGTGAAAAGCTTGCCATTCCAGAAGCAGAATGGCCCAGAGCCATTGGAGAGCTTTGCGGCCTCAATCATATTGAAGAAGCAGCTGTTCTCAGCACCTGTAACCGAATGGAGATATATGTTGTTGCTCTCTCTCAGCATCGCGGTGTCAAAGAAGTCACCGAGTGGATGTCAAGA ACTAGTGGAATCCCTGTTTCAGAACTTTGCCAGCATCGATTTTTGTTGTATAACAAAGATGCCACACAGCATCTTTTTGAAGTCTCAGCTGGTCTTGACTCTCTTGTGCTGGGAGAAGGCCAAATCCTTGCCCAGGTTAAGCAAGTTGTCAAAGTTGGACAAGGAGTCAATGGCTTTGGGAGGAACATCAGCGGCCTATTCAAGCATGCGATTACTGTCGGGAAAAGGGTTAGAGCCGAGACTAATATCGCTGCAGGAGCTGTTTCTGTTAGCTCAGCTGCCGTTGAATTGGCCTTGATGAAGCTACCTGAAACTTCACATGGTAATGCTAAGATGTTGGTTATTGGAGCTGGAAAGATGGGGAAGCTTGTGATCAAACATTTGGTTGCAAAGGGTTGCACAAAGATGGTGGTTGTCAATAGAAGTGAGGAGAGAGTTGCTGAAATCCGCGAAGAGATAAAGGATGTTGAGATAATCTACAAACCCCTCTCAGAAATGCTTGCATGTGTAGGTGAAGCAGATGTAGTTTTCACCGGTACAGCCTCAGAAAACCCATTGTTCTTGAAAGATGATGTTAAAGACCTTCCTTCTGTGAGTCAAGACATTGGAGGCCATCGCCTCTTTATTGATATCTCAGTTCCTCGGAACGTGGGTTCATGTGTCTCAGATATCGAGTGTGTGCGAGTTTACAATGTTGATGACCTTAAAGAGGTTGTAGCTGCAAATAAAGAGGATCGGCTGAGAAAAGCAATGGAAGCTCAGGCAATCATTGGTGAAGAATCACAACAATTCGAAGCTTGGAGAGACTCGCTCGAAACCGTTCCtaccataaaaaaattgagGGCTTATGCTGAAAGAATCAGGGCTGCTGAGCTTGAGAAATGCTTAGGTAAGATGGGTGATGATATCTCGAAGAAGACACGGCGTGCCGTGGATGACCTTAGCCGTGGCATAGTCAATAAGTTGCTTCATGGTCCAATGCAGCACCTGAGGTGCGACGGCAGTGATAGCCGGACCCTGACCGAGACCCTCGAGAACATGCATGCTTTGAATAGAATGTTTAGCCTTGAGACTGAAATATCAGTGTTGGAGCAGAAGATTCGAGCCAAGGTTGAACAAAACCATAGTGAGAACTAA